GGCTGCCCAGTGATTCGGGCAGGGTTTGTACGAACCCGCGGATCTCGTCCCGCACCCGGCGGTCGTGGGGCATGGCCTGCCCACGGCCTGCCCGTCGTCCGCAGCGCGGACGGTGATGATGTTGTCGGAGCTGAATCCGCCCTAACTCATTGTTTTGTCATGGCTCCTCGTGTTCGTCAGATGGCGAAAGATCAGCTGATCTGCGGTTCGTTCTCAAATTCGCGGTTGTGGAGCCGGGCAGGGCTTCAGTCGGCGGGGTGACTGACCGATATTTGCTTCGTCTGCTCGGCGTCAGGGCCAATGCGCTCGACGTGGAACCGAGGCGATGTCGCTTCGGGGGGACTGAGGTCGCCCATGCTGTGGCGGCAGTTTGTTTTGCCAAAAGTGGTGTAATTGTCCATGGCAGCCTCCGAATCCTGCATTGATACGCTGCGACTAAGTTCCAGCAAGCGTCACGATCTACTGACCCGGCTGGAGCGGCGCGCCGACGACCAGGCATACATGGACCTGCGCGGTGATCGGCGGGTGGCGTTCAACGACAGCGCGGGCCTGGTGCTGAAGGTGTTTCATCCCGGCGGCTCGAACGCCAACTACCTCGTTCGGCCGCGCAATCTCAGCGCGTCGGGCATCGCTTTTCTGCACGGGCACTATCTGCATCCGGACAGCGAATGCGAGATCAGGCTCAAGTCCGTCGCTGGCAAGCATCACGTCGTGTATGGCAAGGTCATGTGGTGTCGTCACATCGACCTGAGTGTGCACGAAGTCGGCCTGCAGTTTGAATCGCCCATCGTGCTTGACGACTTCGTCGCAAGCCTCGTCCGCGCGCCGGGGGAAGCAGATGAAGCCAGCCACGAGTTGCCCCAGCTCGACGGCCGACTGTTTTATGTCGAAGACTCGCTGGACGACCGCGACCTGCTGAGCTTTTACATGAGCCAGCTTGGGGTCACGCTCGACACGGAGGCCGACGCGGACAGCGCCCTGGCCCGCATGAAGGCGAGCCCGCCCGACCTGGTGCTCGCCAACGTCTGCCTGCCGGGGATGCATGGGCTGGAACTGGCGCGGACGCTTCGGGCGCAGGGCTACGATCGGCCGATCGTGCTGTTGACGGCGAACCCGAAGCAGCCTGACGACGCGGAGGCCCTCGCGGCCGGTGCGTCGGCGGTGCTGCACAAGCCTTACACGTTCGAACAACTGTTGGCGACGTTGCGCGAGCATCTGCCTCAGCCTGTTGAGGTTGAGGCGGAACCGGTCGAGCCGGTGCTCAGCGAGCATTGGGGCAACCGTCGAATGCGGCCGTTGATTTTGAATTTTGTCAGTCGGCTGAGCGATCAACTGGCCCGCCTGCGTGAGCTGGTGGATAGCCGTGAAAATCTTGCGGTGCTTGAGAAGCATTGCCTGGACCTGCGCGGCTCGGCGGGCGGCTACGGCTATCCGCAGATCAGCGAAGCGGCCGAGCGGTTGCATCAGCATTGCGTCGACGGCGCCTCGCCCGAGGTGCTCAAACAGGCGTTGGTTCAACTCGAACGGCTGTGCAACTCGGCGAGCGATACCGCAGCGCGGACTCCGGTGCAGGAATAAGCCCGAGCGTGACCCTGTCCCTTGCGCAGCCAAAGTCGCTCGGCGTCGCACCGCCCGAGCCCAGACGCTCTCAAGCTGCATTTTCACTGCCCGGCTTGCTCATTTCAGCGACGATCGTAGACTGTCACTCTGTGAAACTATCCATGTGTCGCTTGTCGCCGAGGTGAGGTATCAGCCGGCGCGGCAGACACACGGGAACCGTCAGCCGTGGCTCGGCCTGCCCCTTCCAACTCAACCGCCGTCCCGTCAGCGAAGCTCAGTACGCGCGATGATGCCTCCACCGGAAGGCTGATTCTCCGCATGCTCACGCTCACGTGGCGATTCCGCTGGGGCGCGATCAAGCTGGTCATTTTTCAGGCGTTCATGCTCGCGATGGCCCTGTCGGGCCTCGGGCTCGTGGGCCTGGGCGTCGACGTTCTCCGCGACACGGAACTCGTCCGCCAGGCGTTGCCCAGTGATGAAATCAAAGAGCCGCGCTGGCCCTTCGGCTTCGAACCGCCCCCGGAGTGGACCACCTTCGGCGTCATCAGCGCTATTGCCGGGCTGATCTTCGTGATCGCCTTGATGCGGTTCGCCCTCGACCGTGTCACCACCGTCGCCAAGGCAAGGCTGGTGCAGGACATTGTCGTCTACTTGCGGACCCACGTTTACGACAAACTGCAACGGCTGAGCTTCCGCTTCTTCGATGCGAACGAGTCGGGCTCGATCATCAACCGCGTCACCGGCGACGTGCAGGCCGTTCGCCGATTCGTCGACGGCGTCATGGTCGAAGTGCTCATGCTCGTGCTGTCGTTGACGTTTTTCCTGACGTACATGCTCAGCATCCACACGACGCTGACGCTCGCCTGCCTCGCGACCACGCCGTTGCTGTGGGTGCTCACCGCGATGTTCTCCCGCATCGTCAAGCCAGCCTATCGGCTGAACCGCGAGCTGTACGACACCACCATTCGCGTGCTCGCGGAAAACGTCCAGGCGGTGCACGTCGTCAAAGGCTTCTCCCGGCAGAAGCAGGAGACGGCCAAGTTCGCCGCGGCCAACCATGCTGTCCGCGATCAGAAACAGTGGATCTTCTGGCGCGTCGCGACCTTCGGCCCGCTGATCAGCTTTGTCCCGCAGATCAACCTCGCGGTGCTCTTGGTCTTCGGCGGGTACATCTACATAAACGATCCCGAGTTCACGCTCGGCATGATCGTGGTCTTTTCCGGCCTGCTGCAGCAGTTTTCCACGCAGGTGGGCAACATTGCACAGATCGCCAACAGCGTGCAGCAAAGCCTCACCGGTGCCCAGCGCGTGTTCGAAGTGCTCGACGCGCCGGTAGAGATCACCAGCCCGGCAGACCCCGTTCCGCTGGGCCGGGCGGCGGGCGCGGTGCGGTTTGAGAACGTCAGCTTCAGCTACGGCGAGCACAGCAACGGCGAAGCCGAGCTGCAGGACATCAGCTTCGATGTTCAGCCGGGCCAGAGCGTCGCCGTCGTCGGTGCGACCGGTGCGGGCAAGA
The Phycisphaerales bacterium AB-hyl4 genome window above contains:
- a CDS encoding response regulator is translated as MAASESCIDTLRLSSSKRHDLLTRLERRADDQAYMDLRGDRRVAFNDSAGLVLKVFHPGGSNANYLVRPRNLSASGIAFLHGHYLHPDSECEIRLKSVAGKHHVVYGKVMWCRHIDLSVHEVGLQFESPIVLDDFVASLVRAPGEADEASHELPQLDGRLFYVEDSLDDRDLLSFYMSQLGVTLDTEADADSALARMKASPPDLVLANVCLPGMHGLELARTLRAQGYDRPIVLLTANPKQPDDAEALAAGASAVLHKPYTFEQLLATLREHLPQPVEVEAEPVEPVLSEHWGNRRMRPLILNFVSRLSDQLARLRELVDSRENLAVLEKHCLDLRGSAGGYGYPQISEAAERLHQHCVDGASPEVLKQALVQLERLCNSASDTAARTPVQE
- a CDS encoding ABC transporter ATP-binding protein, which produces MARPAPSNSTAVPSAKLSTRDDASTGRLILRMLTLTWRFRWGAIKLVIFQAFMLAMALSGLGLVGLGVDVLRDTELVRQALPSDEIKEPRWPFGFEPPPEWTTFGVISAIAGLIFVIALMRFALDRVTTVAKARLVQDIVVYLRTHVYDKLQRLSFRFFDANESGSIINRVTGDVQAVRRFVDGVMVEVLMLVLSLTFFLTYMLSIHTTLTLACLATTPLLWVLTAMFSRIVKPAYRLNRELYDTTIRVLAENVQAVHVVKGFSRQKQETAKFAAANHAVRDQKQWIFWRVATFGPLISFVPQINLAVLLVFGGYIYINDPEFTLGMIVVFSGLLQQFSTQVGNIAQIANSVQQSLTGAQRVFEVLDAPVEITSPADPVPLGRAAGAVRFENVSFSYGEHSNGEAELQDISFDVQPGQSVAVVGATGAGKTSLLSLIPRFYDPQHGRVLVDGVDVREYEIDDLRRNIGLVFQESFLFSNTVAANIAFGHPTATREQIEQAAKIAQAHDFVMELPKGYDTVLGERASNLSGGQQQRLAIARAILLEPPILLLDDPTAAIDPQTEHEILAAMNNAMQGRTTFVVAHRLSTLRRADLVIVLERGRIVQTGTHEELMNSRGHYRKAARLQIPDDESRRLLGMPEAEAETEADRI